One genomic segment of Clostridium saccharoperbutylacetonicum N1-4(HMT) includes these proteins:
- a CDS encoding WXG100 family type VII secretion target — MANQGQIRITPERMFERAKEYLGEAEAIGQVISKMDTLINELQSEWEGQASAKFADQYNELKPSFQKMQELTETIAKQLQQTGNAMQQMDQDIANQFGVR; from the coding sequence ATGGCAAATCAAGGACAAATTAGAATTACACCAGAAAGAATGTTCGAAAGAGCTAAGGAATATCTTGGAGAGGCAGAAGCTATTGGACAAGTTATCAGTAAAATGGATACGTTGATAAATGAATTACAAAGTGAATGGGAAGGTCAAGCAAGTGCAAAATTTGCAGATCAATATAATGAATTAAAACCAAGTTTTCAAAAAATGCAAGAACTTACAGAAACAATAGCTAAACAATTACAACAAACTGGCAATGCTATGCAACAAATGGATCAAGACATTGCAAATCAATTTGGAGTAAGATAA
- a CDS encoding type VII secretion EssA family protein has protein sequence MKKIIILFVMAFMYIFNITEIYAEDGLKIDSKSLQGSGNEAYISVTDIYGIPLFTEKVIKNKKENDQKKKAELNEINNNVFLKVTSTNNDTSEEVRKLAESYNLFVKPTEHAKIKYMQENSSDGVLKVSISIIMLCMLTAILTRKYHKHKSQKEDYSNEYKDYDRPESI, from the coding sequence ATGAAAAAAATTATAATATTATTTGTAATGGCGTTTATGTATATATTTAATATTACTGAGATATATGCAGAAGATGGACTTAAAATAGATTCTAAATCATTGCAAGGGAGTGGTAATGAGGCATATATATCAGTTACAGATATATATGGGATTCCTTTGTTCACAGAAAAGGTTATAAAGAATAAAAAAGAAAATGATCAAAAGAAAAAAGCAGAGTTGAATGAAATAAACAACAATGTATTTCTAAAGGTAACATCGACAAATAATGATACAAGTGAAGAAGTTAGAAAATTAGCTGAAAGTTATAATTTGTTTGTTAAACCTACAGAACATGCAAAGATTAAATATATGCAGGAAAATAGTAGTGATGGAGTATTAAAAGTATCAATCAGCATAATAATGTTATGTATGCTAACAGCCATATTAACAAGAAAATATCATAAACATAAAAGTCAAAAGGAAGATTATAGTAATGAATATAAAGATTACGATAGACCTGAGAGCATATAG
- a CDS encoding cell wall hydrolase produces MKKKCSIFVTALILYLSVINSKLVFAATLNETCSKTNSTSVSQTFDENHSDTNIKSYLLSNQKNEEVLQVFNHNSQQLYITGEDIELMAKLVFAESGGEPYNGKVAVASVVLNRTIDPHFPNTIKEVIFQKNAFSCVKNGKINAIADQDCYNAVYDAIKGADPTNDALFFYNPVTATCNWMKETQKMNEMTIGHHTFFKIKA; encoded by the coding sequence ATGAAAAAGAAATGTAGTATTTTTGTAACTGCTTTAATACTATATCTTTCCGTTATTAATTCAAAACTAGTTTTTGCCGCAACTTTAAATGAAACTTGTAGTAAAACTAATAGTACATCAGTTAGTCAAACATTCGATGAAAATCATTCAGATACTAATATAAAAAGTTATTTACTATCTAACCAAAAGAATGAGGAAGTTTTACAAGTTTTTAATCATAACTCTCAACAATTGTATATAACGGGTGAAGATATAGAATTAATGGCAAAGCTTGTTTTTGCTGAAAGTGGTGGTGAGCCATACAATGGAAAAGTTGCCGTTGCTTCTGTAGTATTAAATCGTACTATTGATCCACATTTTCCAAATACTATAAAAGAAGTAATCTTTCAAAAAAATGCTTTTTCCTGTGTTAAAAATGGTAAAATAAATGCCATTGCAGATCAAGATTGCTATAATGCGGTATACGATGCGATCAAAGGTGCTGATCCCACAAATGATGCTTTATTCTTCTATAATCCAGTTACAGCAACATGTAATTGGATGAAAGAAACTCAAAAAATGAACGAGATGACCATAGGTCATCATACATTTTTCAAAATTAAAGCATAA
- the essC gene encoding type VII secretion protein EssC, whose amino-acid sequence MYYRNSVLFFVKDVVREIPCDKKVYIKEDFTIGTNSNYIGTILCDTENDKVILDINNRKMELEPFEKQEIIEIEDVSIMYFINDRIKVSTKGKDFIKIGDSKENQISLIEAKDIRLRLEGNKLCRVNGNNTEIYVNGRMKKDNLISLNEADLILIDKIKITYYKNTLLIEGNERYYEAKLKRIQVSEIKFDGFPEYKRSPRIIKIPPTEEVELKKPPSKVEKKKGQLARMIVPPLVMMIVTIAISILTPRGLYVIMSIAGTSMTTVFSLTTYFSDKKEMKMKNKRRVEVYNEYLLNIRKKLDILRKEQIESLRYHNPSLKEIDKMTEFYSSRIYEKTYIDDDFLSVSIGKASIETSYKIKFSNDIIELEKDPLVESAEEVYKEFNKIDNMPLSIDLKKAHLGIVGQKKYIHEQLNLLFAQLTLFQSYHDLEIILVSSMKDREAFEWLNWYPHFNISSINVRGIIDTEGLRDQVFSNISQILKDRDITSEEKKDKVKFLPHYLFVIDEPSLVLNHSIMEYLQKYDSNLGISIIYTSQLEANLPENIKTIFRIDNYEQGTLVINEGTLVNKKIELNHVDVELSNISRRLACLQHVKGMTNQIPNSITFFEMYKVKKPEDFNVEKRWMNNQAYKTLAVPLGVRGQQDYVYLNLHEKAHGPHGLVAGTTGSGKSEIVQSYILSLAVNYHPYEVGFLLIDYKGGGMAGLFKKLPHLLGTITNLDGSESMRAMASIKSELSRRQQIFSEYGVNHINQYNKLFKNGEAKEPIPHLFLISDEFAELKKEQPDFMSELVSAARIGRSLGIHLILATQKPSGVVDDQIWSNSKFKLALKVQNESDSNEVLKTPDAAKITQAGRAYLQVGNNEVYELFQSAWSGAVYDNEEDDESIDDRVYIINDIGQGELLNNDLSTGTEDLKLKETELDVTVGYMEKAFEKLELNEVKKPWLPPLEIKITSPHIDMDNIVDVISFEELDLNVSLGLVDKPEFQTQDEYEINFNKDGNFMIFSSAGFGKTTTLTTIILSLAVKNSPQNVQFFILDFGNSGLIPMKELPHTRDYIKFDDNVKFGKFCNIVDEEVKKRKRLLGEASAANFSIYNEVSDSKLPALFIVIDNYDAIKEFGLEAEDFILKLTRDGAGIGIFTIITASRQNAVKFAVLNNFKNKIAHYMFDESEINSIIGRGNYKVTDIPGRAMVKLESPNIMQVYSAVEFKNEIQYSNNILDIVKKLKTSYTGEEVQGIRMLPEVLTAKILRKFADETNFEKKIPVGLDAEEVRTQFVELNGMIQLIIGAPQTGKTNLLKVLLTLKQGVDTYLIDSKNGELYSYRNEVDRYITTVDEGKEFLEEIQEITMKRREEFEKQRISEPSIIPKMYYASLKPILVLIDDCDNFIYNVTSIKDINVNKIIEDAINVGITFVATAQSNGLKGYDDLTKMFKGAINAIILGNPNEQNIINAYIRNPENAIDLGYINNKGRNKLIKIPKI is encoded by the coding sequence ATGTATTACCGAAATAGTGTATTATTTTTTGTAAAAGATGTTGTAAGGGAAATTCCTTGTGATAAAAAAGTATATATAAAAGAGGACTTTACAATCGGAACTAATAGTAACTACATAGGAACAATCCTTTGTGATACTGAAAATGATAAAGTTATTTTAGATATTAATAATAGAAAAATGGAATTGGAACCTTTCGAAAAACAAGAAATTATTGAAATAGAAGATGTTTCAATCATGTATTTCATAAATGATAGAATTAAGGTTTCTACCAAAGGAAAAGACTTTATTAAGATAGGTGATTCAAAAGAAAATCAAATATCTTTGATTGAAGCTAAAGATATTAGATTAAGACTAGAGGGTAATAAATTATGCAGAGTTAATGGCAATAATACTGAAATATATGTAAATGGACGCATGAAAAAAGATAATCTAATTTCATTAAATGAAGCTGATTTAATATTAATAGACAAAATAAAAATTACATATTACAAAAATACCTTGTTAATTGAAGGAAATGAAAGATACTATGAAGCAAAACTTAAAAGAATACAAGTAAGTGAAATTAAATTTGATGGGTTTCCAGAATATAAAAGATCACCTAGAATAATTAAAATTCCACCTACAGAAGAGGTTGAATTAAAGAAGCCACCAAGCAAGGTTGAAAAGAAAAAAGGTCAGCTTGCAAGAATGATAGTTCCACCATTAGTAATGATGATTGTCACAATAGCGATAAGTATTTTAACTCCAAGAGGACTATATGTTATCATGAGTATCGCGGGTACATCTATGACTACTGTATTTTCATTAACCACTTATTTTAGTGATAAAAAGGAAATGAAAATGAAAAACAAACGTAGAGTAGAAGTATATAATGAGTATTTGCTTAACATTAGAAAAAAGTTAGATATATTAAGAAAAGAACAAATAGAATCATTGAGGTATCATAATCCATCATTAAAAGAAATAGATAAAATGACAGAATTCTATAGCAGCAGAATATATGAGAAAACATATATTGACGATGATTTTTTAAGTGTATCAATAGGAAAAGCAAGTATAGAAACAAGTTATAAAATAAAATTTTCTAATGATATTATTGAGTTGGAAAAAGATCCACTAGTTGAAAGTGCTGAAGAAGTATATAAAGAATTTAATAAAATTGATAATATGCCACTATCAATAGATTTGAAAAAAGCACATTTAGGTATAGTTGGTCAAAAAAAATACATTCATGAACAATTAAATCTTTTATTTGCACAATTAACATTATTTCAAAGTTATCATGACCTTGAAATAATATTAGTGAGCAGTATGAAAGATAGGGAAGCATTTGAATGGTTAAACTGGTATCCACATTTCAATATAAGCTCAATAAATGTAAGAGGAATTATAGATACTGAAGGGTTGAGGGATCAAGTATTTAGTAATATTTCTCAAATATTAAAAGATCGAGATATAACAAGTGAAGAAAAGAAGGATAAAGTGAAATTCTTACCACATTATTTATTTGTTATAGATGAACCAAGCTTAGTACTAAATCATTCAATAATGGAATATTTGCAAAAGTATGATTCAAATTTAGGAATTTCTATAATATACACAAGTCAATTAGAAGCAAATTTACCAGAAAACATTAAGACTATTTTTAGAATAGACAATTATGAGCAAGGAACACTTGTAATCAATGAAGGTACTTTGGTTAATAAAAAAATTGAACTAAATCATGTAGATGTGGAATTAAGTAATATATCAAGAAGATTAGCTTGTTTGCAGCATGTTAAAGGGATGACTAATCAAATTCCTAATAGTATTACTTTTTTTGAAATGTATAAAGTTAAAAAGCCTGAAGATTTCAATGTAGAAAAAAGATGGATGAATAATCAAGCTTATAAGACTTTAGCAGTTCCATTAGGGGTAAGAGGACAACAGGATTATGTGTATTTAAATCTTCATGAAAAAGCACATGGGCCACATGGACTTGTTGCAGGTACTACAGGGTCAGGTAAGAGTGAAATAGTACAATCATACATATTATCATTAGCAGTTAACTATCATCCATATGAAGTTGGATTTTTGTTAATAGATTACAAGGGTGGAGGAATGGCTGGTTTATTTAAAAAACTTCCACACTTATTAGGAACTATTACAAATTTAGATGGATCTGAAAGCATGAGAGCAATGGCCTCAATAAAAAGTGAGCTATCAAGAAGACAACAAATATTCAGTGAATATGGAGTAAACCATATTAATCAATATAATAAGTTATTTAAAAATGGTGAAGCAAAAGAACCAATTCCGCATTTATTTTTAATTTCAGATGAGTTTGCAGAATTAAAGAAAGAACAACCTGATTTCATGAGTGAATTGGTAAGTGCTGCGCGTATAGGAAGAAGTTTAGGAATACATTTAATATTAGCAACACAAAAGCCATCAGGTGTTGTTGATGATCAAATTTGGAGTAACTCTAAATTTAAATTGGCTTTAAAAGTACAAAATGAAAGTGATAGTAATGAGGTTCTTAAAACTCCCGATGCAGCCAAAATCACTCAAGCAGGAAGAGCTTATTTGCAAGTAGGAAATAATGAAGTATATGAGTTATTTCAATCAGCTTGGAGTGGAGCTGTTTATGATAATGAAGAAGATGATGAGTCTATAGATGATAGAGTTTATATAATTAATGATATTGGTCAGGGAGAACTTTTGAATAATGATTTGAGTACTGGAACAGAAGACTTGAAGCTTAAGGAAACGGAATTAGATGTAACTGTTGGTTATATGGAAAAAGCATTTGAAAAATTAGAATTGAACGAAGTGAAAAAACCTTGGTTGCCACCGTTGGAAATCAAGATAACATCACCTCATATTGATATGGATAATATAGTGGATGTAATATCCTTTGAAGAGTTAGATTTAAATGTTTCACTAGGGCTTGTAGATAAACCAGAATTTCAAACTCAGGACGAATACGAGATAAACTTTAATAAAGATGGTAATTTTATGATTTTTTCATCAGCAGGATTTGGAAAAACAACTACATTAACTACGATTATATTATCACTGGCTGTTAAAAATTCGCCCCAAAATGTACAATTCTTTATACTTGACTTTGGTAATTCAGGTTTAATACCAATGAAAGAATTACCACATACAAGGGATTATATAAAGTTTGATGACAATGTGAAGTTTGGAAAGTTTTGCAATATAGTAGATGAAGAAGTTAAGAAAAGAAAAAGATTATTAGGAGAAGCTAGTGCAGCTAATTTCAGTATATATAATGAAGTGAGTGACAGTAAATTACCAGCTTTATTTATAGTAATAGATAATTATGATGCTATAAAAGAATTTGGATTAGAAGCAGAAGATTTTATTTTGAAGTTAACTAGAGATGGTGCTGGGATAGGAATATTCACAATAATAACAGCATCTCGACAAAATGCAGTTAAGTTTGCGGTTCTAAACAATTTTAAAAATAAAATAGCTCACTATATGTTTGATGAATCAGAAATAAATTCAATTATAGGAAGAGGTAATTATAAAGTAACGGATATTCCAGGTAGGGCTATGGTTAAGCTAGAAAGTCCTAATATAATGCAGGTTTATTCAGCTGTTGAATTTAAAAATGAAATACAGTATTCAAATAATATATTAGATATTGTAAAGAAACTTAAAACTTCATATACAGGAGAAGAAGTACAAGGTATTAGAATGCTTCCAGAAGTACTTACTGCTAAGATTCTAAGAAAATTTGCAGATGAGACTAACTTTGAGAAGAAAATACCAGTTGGATTAGATGCTGAAGAGGTAAGAACTCAGTTTGTTGAATTAAATGGAATGATTCAGTTAATTATAGGAGCACCACAGACTGGTAAAACAAATCTTTTAAAAGTTTTACTTACATTGAAACAAGGTGTAGATACATATTTAATTGATTCAAAAAATGGGGAACTGTATTCCTATAGAAATGAAGTTGATAGATATATCACAACGGTTGATGAAGGAAAAGAATTCTTAGAAGAAATTCAAGAAATAACTATGAAAAGAAGAGAAGAATTTGAAAAACAAAGAATTAGTGAGCCTAGCATTATACCAAAAATGTACTATGCATCATTGAAGCCAATCTTGGTATTAATCGATGATTGCGATAATTTTATTTATAATGTAACTTCAATTAAAGATATAAATGTAAATAAGATTATAGAGGATGCAATCAATGTAGGAATCACATTTGTTGCTACTGCTCAATCAAATGGTCTCAAGGGATATGATGATTTAACAAAAATGTTTAAAGGTGCTATAAATGCAATTATTTTAGGGAATCCAAATGAGCAAAATATCATAAATGCTTATATTAGGAATCCAGAAAATGCTATAGATTTAGGTTATATTAATAACAAAGGAAGAAATAAATTGATAAAAATACCAAAGATATAA
- a CDS encoding tetratricopeptide repeat protein, whose product MDKRAKKAYEKAMNYYEKGKINKALELCEEALSEGLDNPLVLNFKGLLLYQKGNLNEAVTVWRINHKINNDAIAENYIRDSEMDEMRQDLYNEAEQALNQLKITKALELFMKCAESDFNSIDVNTKIALCYQKKGDFYRAKEYVDKALMIDGDAILAKSIYEELKQEGNYSNYKKSSKTFLAVIIGLVLALIIGVGGYSIIKFKNSNLTNNILADNTEESQNNEQKSEEDANNSKLVEPNDKVEGESKAQIGSTNLDKEKLKLMIGNNDFDGIYVQLKNIKQEEIKPEDNEIYKKAISLMKDAGISKFYEVGLKYFNQNNYSEAKDELDKAYTYCEGSSIKEHIWFYRASSYAKLSDANEAVSQFEKYYDKYPKGVYTQEALYELALLTNKSDKEKSKKYANMLINNFPNSIYVNDNIAAIARN is encoded by the coding sequence ATGGATAAAAGGGCTAAGAAGGCTTATGAAAAAGCTATGAATTATTATGAAAAAGGAAAAATAAATAAAGCACTTGAATTGTGTGAAGAAGCATTATCAGAAGGATTAGATAATCCACTTGTTTTAAATTTTAAGGGGCTTTTGTTGTATCAAAAGGGAAATTTAAATGAAGCAGTTACCGTATGGAGAATAAACCATAAGATAAATAATGATGCCATTGCAGAAAATTACATTAGGGATTCTGAAATGGATGAAATGAGACAAGATTTATACAATGAGGCAGAGCAAGCTTTAAATCAATTAAAAATTACAAAGGCATTAGAGTTATTTATGAAATGTGCAGAAAGTGATTTTAATAGTATAGATGTAAATACGAAGATTGCTTTATGTTACCAAAAGAAAGGTGATTTTTATAGAGCTAAAGAGTATGTTGATAAGGCTTTAATGATAGATGGAGATGCAATTTTAGCAAAATCTATTTATGAAGAGTTAAAACAAGAAGGAAATTATTCGAATTATAAAAAATCATCAAAAACATTTCTAGCTGTAATTATAGGATTAGTTTTAGCTCTTATAATAGGTGTTGGGGGATATTCGATAATTAAATTTAAGAATAGCAATTTGACAAATAATATATTAGCAGATAATACAGAGGAATCACAAAATAATGAGCAGAAATCTGAGGAAGATGCAAATAATTCAAAGCTAGTAGAACCAAATGATAAAGTTGAAGGGGAATCTAAAGCACAAATTGGGAGTACAAATTTAGATAAAGAAAAATTGAAATTAATGATAGGTAATAATGATTTTGATGGAATATATGTTCAACTAAAAAACATTAAACAAGAGGAAATAAAACCTGAAGATAACGAGATATACAAAAAGGCTATTAGTTTAATGAAAGATGCTGGTATATCAAAATTCTATGAAGTTGGATTGAAGTATTTTAATCAAAATAATTATTCAGAGGCGAAGGATGAGTTAGACAAGGCGTATACATATTGTGAAGGAAGTAGTATAAAGGAGCACATTTGGTTTTATAGGGCAAGTAGTTATGCTAAATTATCAGATGCTAATGAAGCGGTATCACAGTTTGAAAAATATTATGATAAGTATCCTAAAGGCGTATACACACAAGAAGCATTATATGAATTAGCATTGTTAACGAATAAAAGTGATAAAGAAAAAAGTAAAAAGTACGCAAATATGCTAATTAATAATTTTCCAAATTCAATTTATGTTAATGATAACATTGCAGCAATAGCAAGAAATTAA
- the cdaA gene encoding diadenylate cyclase CdaA, whose product MQELLLMLEKSFSNMSLWSVLDILVVSFIFYKAYMLIKETRAEQLLKGILLIVALIPISYLLKLDMLYFILNKTLTIGVLSVIIIFQPEIRRALEHLGRSAFDDKHYINDKETVMKTINEIAVAVQNLSEAKTGALIVIEQSTGLNEVIGAGTLLDANVTSNLLENIFVVNTPLHDGATIIRNNRILASGCVLPLTDNNTINKKLGTRHRAALGLSEVSDALIIIVSEETGVVSLAINGRITRGYDKERLSTILIKIIENRAEKKVKTAGEKVKSWIRVKIER is encoded by the coding sequence TTGCAAGAATTGTTATTAATGTTAGAAAAAAGCTTTTCTAATATGTCGTTATGGTCTGTCTTAGATATATTAGTTGTATCTTTTATATTCTATAAAGCGTATATGTTAATAAAAGAAACAAGAGCAGAGCAATTATTAAAAGGTATATTATTAATAGTAGCATTGATCCCAATAAGCTACTTATTAAAATTAGATATGTTATATTTTATTTTAAATAAGACATTAACTATTGGAGTATTATCTGTAATTATAATTTTCCAACCTGAAATAAGAAGAGCTTTGGAGCATTTGGGGAGAAGTGCCTTTGATGATAAACATTATATAAATGATAAAGAAACAGTGATGAAGACTATTAATGAGATAGCAGTTGCAGTACAGAATTTATCAGAGGCTAAAACTGGAGCTTTAATAGTAATAGAACAAAGTACAGGACTTAATGAAGTAATTGGTGCAGGTACATTACTGGATGCAAATGTGACCTCAAATCTTTTAGAAAATATATTTGTAGTAAATACGCCTCTTCATGATGGAGCAACTATTATAAGAAATAATAGAATCTTAGCATCAGGATGTGTTCTTCCACTAACTGATAATAATACAATTAATAAAAAATTGGGAACAAGGCATAGAGCAGCACTTGGATTGTCAGAAGTATCAGATGCATTAATTATAATTGTGTCTGAGGAAACAGGAGTTGTATCTTTAGCTATAAATGGAAGAATTACAAGAGGTTATGATAAGGAAAGATTAAGTACTATATTAATAAAGATAATAGAAAATAGAGCTGAGAAGAAAGTTAAAACAGCAGGAGAGAAGGTGAAGTCGTGGATAAGGGTAAAAATAGAACGTTAA
- the essB gene encoding type VII secretion protein EssB, whose protein sequence is MNDNKLEVVLKISDLKAKNSIEINRIAYEHRYLVPCELDIQEEEVKFIYDLNGLKLFSEIKNAKLVDKLRVAINISDLFEVLDEYSFDLNPNNLYCDYNFNVKILGRDIKLEEEIINYEEMVLEYKSIIGYIFNYEYSYDDFYNGGLDLIKANKHIKKYALLNSIKEIRDELLVELQEQERNQRENYIEIKLRSLKIRKYSIVGMSIIILGLLVYMIYNSIFLNPYYLNIIKANNYYMTKDYEGVIKSLESTRGLKLDKESKYKLAYSYIISENLSDAQKKNIIANLDAKSDENILDYWIALGKSKYDEAIDLSKKLQDDELTLYALLNKDKYIQDNNKMTGEEKQKEKEAIKSEIDKLTKELNGNNTFQKNSVNDKKAENTNGNSTKEEVAKDKNSSESSGLSLVPSSN, encoded by the coding sequence ATGAATGATAATAAATTGGAAGTAGTATTAAAAATATCAGATTTAAAAGCAAAGAACAGTATTGAAATCAATAGAATAGCATACGAGCATAGATATCTAGTTCCTTGTGAATTAGATATTCAAGAAGAAGAAGTTAAATTTATATATGATTTAAATGGATTGAAACTTTTTAGTGAGATAAAGAATGCAAAGCTTGTTGATAAATTGAGGGTAGCTATAAATATAAGTGATTTATTTGAAGTACTAGATGAATACTCATTTGATTTAAATCCTAATAATTTATATTGTGATTATAATTTTAATGTGAAGATTTTAGGAAGAGATATAAAGCTAGAAGAAGAAATTATAAATTATGAGGAAATGGTGCTTGAATATAAAAGCATAATTGGGTATATATTCAATTATGAGTACTCATATGATGATTTTTATAATGGGGGACTAGATTTAATAAAAGCTAATAAGCATATAAAAAAATATGCATTGCTTAATAGTATTAAAGAAATACGGGATGAGCTTTTAGTAGAGTTACAAGAACAAGAACGAAATCAAAGAGAAAACTATATAGAAATAAAATTAAGAAGCTTAAAAATAAGAAAATATAGTATTGTTGGTATGAGCATAATAATTTTAGGATTATTAGTATACATGATTTATAATTCTATTTTCTTAAATCCATATTATTTAAATATAATAAAAGCCAACAATTATTATATGACAAAAGATTATGAAGGTGTAATTAAAAGCCTTGAATCAACAAGAGGATTAAAGCTTGATAAAGAATCTAAGTATAAACTTGCATATTCTTATATAATATCTGAAAACCTTTCGGATGCACAAAAGAAAAATATAATAGCAAATCTAGATGCAAAAAGTGATGAAAATATTTTGGATTATTGGATTGCATTAGGAAAATCTAAATATGATGAAGCAATAGACTTATCTAAAAAGCTGCAAGATGATGAATTGACGTTATATGCTCTTTTAAATAAAGATAAATACATTCAGGATAATAATAAGATGACAGGTGAAGAAAAGCAGAAAGAAAAAGAAGCTATCAAATCTGAAATTGATAAATTAACAAAAGAGCTTAATGGAAATAATACGTTTCAAAAAAATTCAGTGAATGATAAAAAAGCTGAAAATACAAACGGAAATTCAACAAAGGAAGAAGTAGCTAAGGATAAAAATTCAAGTGAATCAAGTGGATTGAGTTTGGTTCCGAGCTCTAATTAG
- a CDS encoding CdaR family protein, whose translation MDKGKNRTLIPKIICLLLSFGLWLYVSNVENPQRTHELTNVPVELINEDSLADSKFAIVNKQQFTVDLELEGPSSEVLKVKKEDFKIVVDMSAYALKTGENFIPVQIINAPQKINIKNNGLLGIKVNLEELEKKEFTIKSKVKIKYKENIYEKEQVISPKVVTATGGKSSIERISEAVLVGEEKDVDKDKQSDYEIKFLDAYGNEVNNIEADNKTAKLSISVTNGKVIPINLKTTGNISKGFVLTGYELSKNSINILGDNQNLSKVQAVNTEPVDISSLQEDSELEVKLSLPEGITAQDGEETIKVKFKVQKEESVTENISCNVQYSNLNENLSLDNQNITTNVTLTGIKSALDKISAKNINVTLDLSNLKDEGTFEYTPKATLVDGTDVTISEIGSVKVVVKKKN comes from the coding sequence GTGGATAAGGGTAAAAATAGAACGTTAATTCCTAAGATAATTTGTTTACTTTTATCCTTTGGATTATGGCTGTATGTTTCAAATGTTGAAAATCCACAAAGAACCCACGAATTAACTAATGTTCCAGTGGAATTGATTAATGAGGATTCTTTAGCTGATTCTAAATTTGCAATTGTTAATAAGCAGCAATTTACAGTAGACTTGGAGTTAGAAGGTCCATCTAGTGAAGTGTTAAAAGTCAAAAAAGAGGATTTTAAAATAGTTGTTGATATGTCTGCATATGCATTAAAAACTGGAGAGAATTTTATACCAGTTCAAATAATAAATGCTCCTCAGAAAATTAATATTAAAAATAATGGATTATTAGGAATAAAGGTTAACTTAGAAGAATTGGAGAAAAAGGAATTTACAATAAAATCTAAAGTGAAGATTAAGTATAAAGAAAATATCTACGAGAAGGAACAAGTGATAAGTCCAAAGGTTGTAACAGCTACAGGTGGGAAAAGTTCTATAGAAAGAATTAGTGAAGCTGTTTTAGTAGGAGAAGAAAAGGATGTAGATAAAGATAAGCAAAGCGATTATGAAATAAAATTTTTAGATGCTTATGGAAATGAAGTGAATAATATTGAAGCTGATAATAAGACTGCAAAATTATCAATCTCTGTGACTAATGGAAAAGTAATACCTATAAATTTGAAAACTACGGGAAATATATCTAAAGGTTTTGTTTTGACTGGTTATGAGTTAAGCAAAAATAGTATAAATATACTGGGGGATAATCAAAATTTAAGCAAAGTACAAGCTGTGAATACTGAACCCGTGGACATATCATCATTGCAGGAAGATAGTGAACTGGAGGTAAAACTAAGTTTGCCAGAGGGTATCACGGCTCAAGATGGAGAAGAAACTATTAAAGTTAAGTTTAAGGTTCAAAAAGAAGAAAGTGTAACTGAGAATATATCATGTAATGTTCAATATAGTAATTTAAATGAGAATTTATCATTGGATAACCAGAATATTACTACAAATGTGACATTAACAGGGATAAAATCTGCTTTAGATAAAATAAGTGCTAAAAATATAAATGTAACATTAGATTTATCTAATTTAAAAGATGAAGGAACATTTGAATATACACCAAAAGCAACACTTGTTGATGGGACTGATGTTACTATCTCAGAGATTGGAAGTGTAAAGGTAGTAGTTAAAAAGAAAAATTAA